A window from Lactiplantibacillus pentosus encodes these proteins:
- a CDS encoding Y-family DNA polymerase gives MTTPLDDPSRLPVRDIMCIDCKSFFASTEAIRRGEYPLAAKIAVLSREESQGGLVLAASPDTKRDYGVKLGTRKYDLKPQMDIELAAPHMADYVRLNYRISQIIQQFTDEQHTFIYSIDELFADVTHSHKLFGTNREIARQIQTKIFQETGIVTTVGMGPNPLMAKLALDNAAKQEAPWFAYWGYADVPNTVWQIPKLTDFWSIGHKTAAKLERLGIYSVADLAHADRQQLKRKFGVLGDALYFHSWGIDYSDLTKRYVPRSDNRGYGNSQVLMRDYTTREDIETVLFEIADQVATRLRKHDVLGEVIGISVGFATPDEHNRHGWGAQTKVDPTNATNDLIRAVQYLFESRWQGNALRNLGVRVNRISKPSTFQLSLFEDNDRHTANLRLEHAIDQIRARYGYRAIIRGYSKKSAGTAVERSGLLGGHQA, from the coding sequence ATGACGACACCCTTAGATGATCCGAGCCGGTTGCCCGTACGCGATATCATGTGCATTGATTGTAAGAGCTTTTTCGCGAGTACCGAAGCGATTCGGCGCGGTGAATATCCATTAGCGGCCAAGATTGCCGTGTTGTCGCGTGAAGAATCGCAGGGTGGCCTGGTGTTAGCAGCGTCGCCGGATACCAAACGCGATTATGGTGTAAAGCTCGGCACGCGTAAGTATGATTTAAAACCGCAGATGGATATTGAACTGGCCGCACCGCACATGGCAGACTATGTGCGGTTGAATTATCGCATCAGTCAGATTATTCAGCAGTTCACTGATGAGCAGCATACGTTTATTTATAGTATCGATGAATTGTTTGCGGACGTGACCCATAGTCACAAGTTGTTTGGGACGAATCGTGAAATCGCCCGTCAGATTCAGACGAAAATCTTTCAGGAGACCGGGATCGTTACAACGGTTGGGATGGGGCCGAATCCGTTGATGGCAAAGCTAGCTCTGGATAATGCGGCTAAGCAGGAAGCCCCGTGGTTTGCTTACTGGGGTTATGCGGATGTCCCGAATACGGTGTGGCAGATTCCTAAGTTGACGGACTTTTGGTCGATTGGACATAAGACGGCGGCCAAGCTAGAACGATTGGGCATTTATTCCGTGGCTGATTTAGCCCACGCAGACCGACAACAACTCAAACGTAAATTTGGCGTGCTAGGCGATGCACTGTATTTTCATAGTTGGGGCATCGACTATTCCGACCTGACGAAGCGGTACGTGCCGCGTTCCGATAACCGGGGTTATGGGAATAGTCAGGTGTTGATGCGTGATTATACGACACGGGAGGATATCGAAACAGTCCTGTTCGAAATTGCCGACCAAGTGGCCACTAGGTTGCGCAAACACGATGTTTTAGGCGAAGTGATTGGTATCTCGGTTGGCTTTGCGACGCCTGATGAACACAATCGGCATGGCTGGGGTGCCCAAACTAAGGTCGACCCAACCAATGCGACCAATGATTTGATTCGTGCAGTCCAGTATTTGTTTGAGTCGCGGTGGCAAGGCAACGCCCTGCGTAATTTAGGGGTACGGGTCAATCGCATCAGCAAGCCAAGCACGTTTCAATTGTCGTTGTTTGAGGATAACGACCGGCATACAGCTAACCTGCGTTTGGAACATGCCATCGACCAGATTCGGGCCCGGTACGGTTACCGCGCAATCATTCGGGGATATAGCAAGAAGTCGGCTGGAACGGCTGTTGAGCGCTCAGGTTTATTGGGCGGGCACCAAGCTTGA
- a CDS encoding FAD-dependent oxidoreductase, with amino-acid sequence MTLTKRTSYDIVVVGTGAAGTAAALEAAQHGATVLLLEKGRHTGGSSNYTEGLFAVDSYLQQAQHIHVSATEVLKEEVDYSKYRADSRIWRQYLDDSADTVQWLKDQGVEYEGVQAMGAGEATWHIYKGMGQAVLHDALQPKALALGVELLTSTTAIDLHQADNGTITGVTIQNAATKETQLVNTHAVILATGGYLNNPEMMQNLTHYDTSRLIPVSSGKGTGDGLRLAWQAGAQQYGTGMAMLFGGYLKDPSEPSFKYMASQMETAAGQQPLLWLNEHGERFVDEAVVYNFSYAGNALYTQNQVFSILDQGVIDRMARDGNFMGLGVYVRRGEKMTKLQAEIDAAVAANKPFIFKAKTIEELAAKMHLPVDQVTRSIQTYNQYCDNGQDNEFGKDPAYLVKVDQGPFYGFELNVGAFCTMGGLKVTTANEVLDTEGTPIPGLYAAGNDAAGLTGDTYGPNMPGTCVGYAFYSGRNSGRNAVTYLNNDVAVTD; translated from the coding sequence ATGACGTTAACAAAACGGACTTCATATGACATTGTCGTTGTGGGTACTGGTGCTGCCGGAACCGCTGCTGCTCTGGAAGCGGCACAACATGGCGCGACCGTCCTACTACTTGAAAAAGGTCGGCATACTGGCGGTAGTAGTAACTACACTGAGGGATTATTTGCGGTTGACTCATATTTACAGCAAGCGCAACACATTCACGTTTCAGCCACCGAGGTCTTGAAGGAAGAAGTCGACTATTCCAAATATCGCGCTGATTCACGCATTTGGCGCCAATATCTAGACGATAGTGCTGATACGGTGCAATGGTTGAAGGACCAAGGTGTCGAATACGAAGGCGTTCAAGCGATGGGTGCCGGTGAAGCAACTTGGCACATCTATAAAGGGATGGGCCAGGCTGTTTTACATGACGCCCTGCAACCCAAAGCCTTGGCACTAGGTGTCGAATTACTGACCTCAACCACCGCCATCGACTTGCACCAAGCTGATAATGGGACGATCACCGGTGTCACGATTCAAAACGCGGCTACCAAGGAGACTCAACTTGTCAATACGCATGCCGTCATCCTAGCGACCGGTGGTTATTTGAACAATCCTGAAATGATGCAAAACTTGACTCACTATGACACGAGCCGCTTAATTCCAGTCAGTTCTGGCAAAGGGACTGGTGACGGCTTACGACTTGCTTGGCAGGCTGGTGCACAACAATACGGTACCGGCATGGCTATGTTATTCGGCGGCTATTTAAAAGACCCGAGCGAACCTTCGTTTAAATACATGGCTTCGCAAATGGAAACCGCCGCTGGTCAACAGCCCCTACTATGGCTAAACGAACATGGTGAACGCTTTGTCGATGAAGCCGTCGTTTATAATTTTTCATACGCTGGAAATGCCCTGTATACACAAAACCAGGTCTTTAGCATTCTTGACCAAGGTGTTATTGACCGGATGGCTCGTGACGGAAACTTCATGGGGCTGGGCGTCTACGTTCGTCGGGGCGAAAAGATGACCAAGTTACAAGCTGAAATCGATGCTGCCGTTGCGGCAAATAAACCCTTCATTTTCAAAGCGAAGACCATCGAAGAATTAGCGGCCAAAATGCACTTACCGGTTGACCAAGTCACTCGATCCATTCAAACTTACAATCAATATTGCGATAACGGCCAGGATAACGAATTCGGAAAGGACCCCGCCTACCTAGTCAAGGTCGACCAAGGGCCGTTTTACGGTTTCGAATTGAACGTCGGTGCATTTTGCACGATGGGTGGCTTAAAAGTAACGACGGCCAACGAAGTGCTCGACACTGAAGGAACGCCGATTCCAGGGCTATACGCCGCCGGAAACGATGCTGCGGGTCTCACGGGTGATACTTATGGCCCGAACATGCCAGGAACCTGTGTCGGCTATGCCTTTTACTCCGGTCGAAACTCGGGTCGTAATGCCGTCACTTATCTGAACAACGATGTGGCTGTAACTGACTAA
- a CDS encoding cation:proton antiporter: MTLLISTSILVVAAMVSIVINRRWLPRLSVNYVSMLVGAVIAVIPLLNGLVERFNSEIFIGLIVAPLLYFEGQNTRLNLVGRHAREILSLTVGMVVLCAVVAGIGTQLFAGVGLPLAFILAAISTPTDATATESVTMGRELPRPQQTSLKLESLFNDASGIILLNMATLWYINGYINYYQTLWDFIYSAGGGLLFGGIVSSLIVYIRQSMLRSKLNFINNTYNNGTPLKIIFLMTPFVLYFGAEALGVSGIIAVVSAGLVHNAEGERSSLANPQLASDLHQLIGLLNDILNSVVFIVLGIMLLRTLLDRSVTYNGSLIWVGIGVALYVANLLARYDYVRLVQRVGNREAWIFALGGIHGAVTFALAFTVAETQVRTADFNLVLMSESLLIILSLIVPTVIFRWLLPKVRIDMDDAARMAVIREQMIEAGIHELWQMPISQEFKEAITFDLRSQNGHTTLRQFLSEWRRMVQHPDYTADQMRELMAIYRHVFQAERNYVEQQYNATAGLSEDSFNQLYREITMAEMVVLEYGA; this comes from the coding sequence ATGACACTACTGATTTCAACTAGCATATTGGTGGTTGCGGCGATGGTCAGTATTGTGATCAACCGTCGCTGGTTACCACGACTTTCAGTGAATTATGTCAGTATGCTGGTTGGTGCCGTGATTGCCGTGATTCCGCTATTAAACGGTCTGGTAGAACGGTTCAATTCGGAGATTTTTATTGGATTGATTGTCGCGCCACTATTGTATTTTGAAGGCCAAAATACGCGGCTCAACTTAGTGGGACGGCATGCTCGGGAAATTCTAAGTTTGACCGTCGGAATGGTTGTGCTCTGTGCAGTTGTGGCCGGAATTGGAACGCAACTTTTCGCTGGCGTCGGATTGCCATTAGCTTTTATTCTGGCTGCAATCAGTACACCAACTGATGCAACGGCTACCGAATCGGTAACGATGGGCCGAGAATTGCCGCGTCCACAACAGACGAGCCTAAAGTTGGAATCATTATTCAACGACGCGTCAGGCATTATTTTGCTCAACATGGCAACGTTGTGGTATATCAATGGTTATATTAATTATTATCAGACGTTATGGGATTTTATTTATTCTGCGGGGGGTGGGTTGCTTTTCGGCGGAATAGTTAGCAGTTTGATTGTCTATATTCGGCAGTCAATGCTACGTTCCAAGTTGAACTTTATTAATAATACGTATAATAACGGAACGCCGCTTAAAATCATCTTTTTAATGACACCGTTTGTTTTATATTTTGGGGCGGAGGCTTTGGGCGTTTCTGGCATTATCGCGGTTGTGTCCGCCGGGCTGGTTCACAATGCTGAGGGCGAGCGAAGTTCACTGGCTAATCCGCAGCTTGCTAGTGATCTGCACCAATTGATTGGATTATTAAACGATATTTTAAATAGCGTTGTCTTTATTGTGCTGGGAATTATGTTGCTCAGAACGTTGTTAGACCGCTCAGTTACTTATAATGGTTCACTGATTTGGGTAGGCATTGGGGTTGCCTTATACGTCGCCAATTTATTGGCCCGCTACGATTATGTTCGATTGGTTCAACGGGTTGGTAATCGTGAAGCTTGGATATTTGCGCTAGGTGGTATTCACGGTGCGGTGACGTTTGCATTAGCCTTTACTGTTGCCGAAACTCAGGTCAGGACGGCTGACTTTAATTTGGTATTAATGTCTGAAAGCTTATTGATCATTCTTAGTTTAATCGTTCCGACGGTCATCTTTCGCTGGTTGTTGCCTAAAGTACGGATTGATATGGATGATGCGGCTCGAATGGCTGTAATTCGAGAACAAATGATTGAGGCAGGTATTCATGAATTATGGCAAATGCCGATTTCGCAAGAATTCAAAGAGGCCATCACATTTGATTTACGCTCGCAAAACGGTCATACGACGCTCCGACAGTTTCTTTCAGAATGGCGGCGGATGGTTCAGCATCCTGATTATACAGCTGATCAGATGCGTGAACTAATGGCTATTTATCGCCATGTCTTTCAGGCGGAACGGAATTATGTGGAACAACAATATAACGCGACGGCCGGGCTCAGTGAGGATTCATTCAACCAACTGTACCGTGAAATCACGATGGCCGAGATGGTTGTCTTAGAATACGGGGCATAG
- the nudC gene encoding NAD(+) diphosphatase, protein MFQDIQPHVLKNQNEQQRSPRPGDYILIGRQQQVLLQDGTLPKYEAVAQDWQFDADQYQYLLAVDEAAFFWVDVTATATNQYTVGSTKQFRDLKPAWLAFSSATAAHLAWWYDTNRFCGHCGQPLHPGSAERSLVCAACGQTIYPTIMPAIIVGVTNGDKLLMTKFLSGYNYYSLISGYNEIGETFEDTVRREVFEEVGLEVHNLRYFGSQPWAPSHSLLAGYFADLNENVAIDLETDELAKAQWFQRDQIPHNDQNTSLTWTMIEAFRHHQEK, encoded by the coding sequence ATGTTTCAAGATATTCAACCGCATGTTTTAAAAAATCAAAATGAACAGCAACGTTCACCGCGTCCTGGTGATTACATCTTAATTGGCCGCCAGCAGCAAGTGCTACTACAAGATGGCACGCTACCTAAGTATGAAGCAGTGGCGCAGGATTGGCAGTTTGATGCGGACCAGTATCAGTACTTACTGGCAGTCGACGAAGCCGCTTTTTTCTGGGTGGATGTGACCGCAACGGCAACCAATCAGTATACCGTGGGTTCAACGAAACAGTTCCGCGATTTAAAACCAGCTTGGTTGGCATTTAGTAGTGCGACTGCCGCCCACTTGGCCTGGTGGTATGATACGAATCGGTTTTGCGGGCACTGTGGGCAACCGTTGCATCCTGGGAGCGCGGAACGGTCACTAGTTTGCGCTGCGTGTGGTCAGACGATCTATCCCACGATTATGCCAGCGATTATCGTCGGTGTCACGAACGGGGACAAATTACTGATGACGAAGTTCCTGTCCGGCTACAATTATTATTCGCTGATTTCTGGCTATAACGAGATTGGTGAGACCTTTGAAGACACGGTTCGGCGCGAGGTCTTTGAAGAAGTTGGGTTGGAAGTTCACAACTTGCGTTACTTTGGGAGTCAACCGTGGGCGCCATCGCATTCCTTATTAGCGGGGTACTTTGCGGATTTGAACGAAAACGTGGCGATTGACTTGGAAACTGACGAATTGGCTAAGGCCCAGTGGTTCCAACGTGATCAGATTCCGCACAACGACCAAAATACGAGTTTGACGTGGACGATGATTGAAGCGTTCCGGCATCATCAGGAAAAGTAA
- a CDS encoding LysR family transcriptional regulator → MDFDRLQTFLRVVQYGSFQQVAAHEYRSQRAVSKQMTQLEHELQVTLFQRGHNRISLTPQGRLFWASAQDIVNNYTAALTELREFDAPTKRLLRVGYFSAFEQPLLLRALYALKKRWPDSQFVVRQGSNEHLTQQVLDGSLDLTLSISYGRPAVAAATKLQATSIYHNQMVMGVSRLNPLSKLEELPQQALTTLPILYYSPESSTFLLESFLASAPFIQDYEQIRRVTSAEQMHLLVSLNQAVAFYPAGLISAKHDEQVAYLPIEGDNLQDYDIVALTQPGQQPPLLKALMQQFSQTKL, encoded by the coding sequence ATGGATTTTGACCGCTTACAGACTTTTTTACGCGTCGTACAATATGGTAGCTTTCAGCAAGTCGCCGCCCATGAATATCGGTCTCAACGTGCGGTGTCTAAGCAGATGACGCAACTTGAACATGAATTACAGGTCACCTTATTTCAAAGAGGTCATAATCGCATTAGCTTGACCCCTCAAGGGCGGTTGTTTTGGGCTTCAGCACAGGATATTGTGAATAACTATACGGCGGCGTTGACGGAGCTACGCGAGTTTGATGCGCCTACCAAACGACTCCTGCGAGTTGGTTACTTTTCAGCTTTTGAACAACCACTGTTACTGCGGGCGTTATACGCACTAAAAAAGCGGTGGCCCGACAGCCAATTTGTTGTGCGACAGGGGAGTAATGAACACCTAACGCAGCAAGTATTGGATGGCTCGCTCGATTTGACGTTGTCGATTAGCTATGGTCGACCAGCTGTCGCAGCGGCAACCAAACTACAGGCCACATCGATATATCATAATCAAATGGTGATGGGGGTCAGCCGCTTGAATCCCTTGAGCAAGTTAGAAGAGCTACCACAACAGGCATTAACGACGCTGCCCATTTTGTATTACAGTCCAGAAAGTTCGACGTTTTTGTTAGAAAGCTTCTTGGCCAGCGCACCTTTTATCCAAGATTACGAGCAAATTCGCCGGGTCACGAGCGCTGAACAAATGCATCTGTTGGTGTCGCTCAATCAGGCGGTGGCATTTTATCCCGCGGGACTCATCTCGGCTAAACATGATGAACAAGTCGCCTATCTGCCGATTGAAGGGGACAACCTGCAGGATTACGATATTGTTGCCTTGACTCAACCGGGACAGCAGCCACCACTGCTGAAGGCATTGATGCAGCAGTTCTCTCAGACGAAGCTTTAA
- a CDS encoding BspA family leucine-rich repeat surface protein, translating into MQHRIMQLLTIVVVAILALVPLTSGAMLGQAATTQTSTATSSSSADISQVTNTNLMAVSADVSSSSSDSSSSNSSSTTSSSATTSSSTTSTASSSTASSSTSSSTTDTSSSDGTIPASGTIGTVKWTIDSDGALTLSGGTFDYLKTNESPWAAYSTSITSIKITDTITVTTAPNYAYLFANLTNLTSITGLSNLSMSDVTSMRRMFYNDTSLTSVDFGQTDFSKVTTTAGMFDGCTALTSIGDSDSWKIGSVTDMSRMFAGCTALTTVGTKNWDVSAVTTMDSMFLNCSSLTTVAVGAWKTTALTNSRYQFSGCKALTTLDVSSWNMSKVTNLANMFAQCAKLATIDVSSWDTSSVTNMQYLFANCTAVTTLDVSGWDTADVTSLANTFQNCSSLTKLPVSNWDISSVTSLAYTFSGCSKVTSISADSWDTSKVASLDHTFFRCTALTTAPVADWQTSQVTVLDDLFANDTALTSLNLTGTSWNTAKVTSMKEMLMSCTGLETLNLSTWDTSKVKAMDNVFSSMSALTTLNLSSWNTAAATTYADVFTGDSKLQHLTLGTDFTFHDSTSMNLNTPSTTAPYNGTWQKGSSGDTYSAATLMTTYDGSTMAGTYNWAKRIYTVTVDYVNGDGETIAPSETISGTADETYETTAKSIDGYTLSSTPDNATGTYTEDAITVTYVYSGNLFFNSTPATLDFGSHPLSATTEIYSAAVPSDEPLQVQNNGNLNSTWTLTAELGTVGFVGENTGKKLDATLYYQNGSTQTTLAPGVAATVHSQTTTSHAGVNISETWSSDSGLLLKVPSGAAELDTYKGTISWQLNNTVANN; encoded by the coding sequence ATGCAGCACCGCATCATGCAGTTACTAACAATAGTTGTCGTTGCAATTTTGGCATTAGTACCACTAACTAGTGGCGCCATGCTGGGGCAAGCTGCAACGACCCAAACGAGTACGGCAACAAGTAGCAGTAGTGCCGATATTAGTCAGGTCACGAATACCAATTTGATGGCAGTTAGTGCGGATGTCTCAAGCAGTTCCTCGGATAGTAGTTCTTCCAACTCGTCATCGACGACTAGCTCGAGTGCCACAACTAGTTCAAGTACGACTTCGACGGCTAGCTCAAGTACCGCTTCGTCCAGTACGAGTTCATCAACGACCGATACTTCGAGTAGTGATGGGACGATTCCCGCTTCCGGAACGATTGGAACGGTCAAATGGACTATTGACAGTGACGGTGCTTTAACGCTGAGTGGTGGGACTTTCGATTATTTGAAGACGAACGAATCACCATGGGCAGCGTATAGTACATCGATTACCAGCATCAAAATCACGGATACGATTACGGTAACGACTGCACCGAATTATGCTTATTTGTTTGCTAATCTTACAAACTTAACGTCGATTACAGGCTTAAGTAATCTATCAATGAGCGATGTAACGAGTATGCGTCGGATGTTTTACAATGATACCAGTCTAACCAGCGTTGACTTTGGTCAAACGGATTTTTCAAAGGTTACGACCACGGCTGGTATGTTTGACGGCTGTACCGCGCTGACTTCGATCGGTGATTCTGATAGCTGGAAAATTGGCAGTGTGACTGATATGTCAAGAATGTTTGCTGGTTGTACTGCCCTCACCACAGTTGGAACGAAAAATTGGGATGTTAGTGCGGTAACAACGATGGATTCGATGTTTCTTAATTGTTCGAGTTTGACTACGGTGGCAGTTGGCGCTTGGAAAACGACCGCGTTAACCAACTCTAGATATCAATTTAGTGGTTGCAAAGCGCTGACGACGCTGGATGTTTCTAGCTGGAATATGTCAAAGGTGACGAATTTAGCCAACATGTTTGCGCAGTGTGCCAAATTGGCAACGATTGATGTCAGTTCATGGGACACGAGTAGTGTGACAAATATGCAATACTTGTTCGCTAACTGCACTGCGGTGACTACGCTCGACGTGAGTGGGTGGGATACTGCAGATGTGACGAGCCTAGCTAATACGTTTCAAAACTGTAGCAGTCTTACCAAGCTACCGGTGTCCAATTGGGATATTAGTAGCGTCACGAGCTTGGCCTATACATTTTCGGGATGTTCTAAAGTTACGTCAATTTCAGCTGATAGCTGGGATACTAGTAAAGTCGCGTCGTTAGACCATACATTTTTCAGATGTACGGCATTGACCACTGCCCCTGTTGCAGATTGGCAAACGAGCCAAGTGACCGTCTTAGATGATTTATTTGCTAACGACACGGCTTTGACCAGCTTAAATCTGACTGGTACGAGTTGGAATACGGCGAAAGTGACAAGTATGAAAGAAATGTTGATGAGTTGTACTGGTTTGGAAACGCTGAACCTATCGACTTGGGATACCAGCAAGGTGAAAGCCATGGACAACGTATTCAGCAGCATGAGCGCGTTGACCACCTTGAATTTATCCAGTTGGAATACCGCAGCGGCGACCACCTATGCGGACGTTTTCACAGGTGATTCCAAGTTGCAACATCTGACCTTGGGAACTGATTTTACCTTCCATGATAGTACGTCCATGAATCTGAACACGCCTAGTACCACGGCACCGTATAACGGCACGTGGCAAAAAGGCAGCAGTGGTGATACTTACTCCGCAGCAACGCTGATGACGACCTATGACGGCAGTACCATGGCCGGTACTTATAACTGGGCTAAAAGGATTTACACCGTGACCGTTGACTATGTCAATGGTGACGGCGAAACAATTGCACCGTCAGAGACAATTAGTGGTACGGCCGATGAGACTTACGAAACAACCGCTAAATCAATTGATGGTTATACGCTTAGTTCAACACCGGACAACGCGACTGGAACGTACACTGAAGATGCAATTACGGTCACTTATGTTTATTCGGGTAACTTGTTCTTCAACTCAACGCCAGCAACGTTGGACTTCGGTAGCCACCCACTATCGGCGACAACTGAGATATATAGTGCGGCAGTTCCTAGCGACGAGCCGCTACAAGTCCAGAACAATGGTAACTTGAACTCCACATGGACCTTGACCGCAGAGCTGGGTACGGTTGGTTTTGTCGGAGAGAATACTGGCAAAAAGCTGGACGCAACGCTGTACTATCAAAATGGATCGACGCAAACGACACTCGCACCGGGCGTCGCGGCCACGGTTCATTCACAAACGACGACTAGTCATGCGGGGGTCAATATTTCAGAAACCTGGTCGAGCGATTCCGGCTTGTTGTTAAAGGTTCCAAGTGGTGCGGCAGAATTAGATACGTACAAGGGGACCATCTCCTGGCAACTAAATAATACGGTCGCCAATAATTAA